Within the Populus trichocarpa isolate Nisqually-1 chromosome 14, P.trichocarpa_v4.1, whole genome shotgun sequence genome, the region aatcaaataattgttttttattaaataatattttatattgataaaaaattttaattataaataaaattaaaaatttagaaagtttTCGATAACACGGAGTCCTTCTGATTTCGGATCAAGTAGttatttattaacaaatggAGCAGCTCACCATGTTTGACAAGCACAAGAACAGCCACCGAAGAGTCAACACAGTGGATATTCATTAATAATTAGGTTTTGTATGCTGtccagagagaaagagagagaaaaaaaacaagaagaaggaTTTTAGTGTGGGCCTGAAAAAAAGTTATAGTCTGTGGACCGGACCGGCTAGTCAAAACTCAAGAAAGCCGTGGTTTCTTTTCCGTTAATTAACCTATAACCTTGAGTAGGTGCTGCTTGGTACAATGCTAATCTAACAAATGTGAAAAGGATTCATCTTTGCTGTTTTTTCTTGATGGATTGTGATGGATATGTCAggtgtgttgttttttaaagtatttttttatttaaaaatatattaaaataatatatattattttattttttaaaatttatttttgacattaacatattaaaacgatctaagaatataaaataataataatttgaagtaaaaaataaataagaaaaagttattttttaaaaaaatcaaaataatatatattattttattttttaaaatttatcattgacattagcacattaaaacgatattagaatataaaaaataataattaaaagaaaaaataaataataaaaaatattttttatttttctactgcaaaaataaacaggatcgAGCCaattaagagcgtgtttggcagtatgGTTgcaggtgcttttcaaataacttttcgtgccaaaatgcatgtcaatgatgttttttcattttttaaaaattatttttgacatcaacacatcaaaacgatccaaaacgtacaaaccatattaaattttaataaaaaaaaaatatatttaaattttttaggaacgcagccgcagccgcgttcccaaacattccCTAAATTAAAGCATGTCATCTCAATCTAAATGAAAGAATCCGTGAAAATTTTATATCTCACAAACAGtctcaaaattcaaatcttGGTGGCTAATTAAGAAGGAAACATGGCCTCTCAACAATATTCAAATGAATCTCGTGTGTATTTGTATATTCTATGCCTGACCTTATCTTCAAAAGATGATGATGTCGTGAAGCAGGGGTCAAGTTATTTAACAAATCGATCATGCCAAGAAATTTGCCCGTAATTAACTTCACTCGAGCATGGAAAGAGCAGATTGTCAAAAAAGCTCCAAGAGAGTTTCAATGTCTAAACGAATTGTTAGACATATGGACATCGTGTATGAAAAGGTTGTTCTTGAAAAGCAGGCACAACCTTTGCAAATTGTCTTTGCTCTTTTCACTACAAAGTCCTTGCCGTATTAATTAAGCTCtccaaatactttttttttttatatatgtataaacaaATTGTTCAAGTTCAAACAGAATTCAGAAACTCCATTTTTCTCCTACCTACTCGTTATGCTTAATCATTTGCATTAACGAGAAAAAACGCACTAACAAGAATATTTAATTGTCGTGGAAACGACTTAGGTTGCATGCATTGCACTGTTTTTTAATCATAGTCAACGTGTCGGTCATTAATTACCAGATAATTCTTGAGAATTATCCAACTAGATGGAGCCACTTGCTCACCACACCCAAAATTGATCACCATTGTCGCGTCAGGATGTGAACAGACCACACGCTTCTCCATTAATCATgggaatttatgtttttgtggCTTGTCTCACTTATTCTGTTGATGGCCGGTTAATTTATATCTAATCAGAATTATTAAGTACTTGGGAGCAAAACCACTAGCGTGGATTTTGGTTATGGCGATAGCATCTCCAAATCttctcaaaaatttaaaaatatgttttgtattatactccaatcatatttttagaaaattttgagttgttaattttttgtagttttaaattattattttttttatttttgaattgttttgatatactaatattaaaaataaattttaaaaatataaaatatattattttgatatattttcaaggaaaaaaatactttaaaaaaacaacttttattaCACTCACATGCATATCCAAAGGATTTAGGGTTTAATTAAAGGCTATTGTCTTGACCCtaacttttaaatgaaaatacattgttaaataaaaattataacacaATTTTCATGTTAGCATATGGTATTATGCGGTGAATCTGGTtggctagaaaaaaaataattttcaaagaaGAGATTATTGATTAGGATGtacaatatttgttttgattattcaTCGTTTGATGTTGTCTTAAGACAAATGATGGAAACTATTAAGTAATATACAGAAATATTATACTTGTTCAGAGTTTAAGAAAACATCCTTACTTAGtctaaaatatttgtatatattattGCATGGTTTTATCTactttttgccttttctttttttaatattgtatatacaactttttgtttttcttcctagTTTGTGATTAATTTAATGGCACTAGCACCAATTAATATTAAACCCTCTactattacaaaaacaaaaaaaaacacaacaacatGGAGATTCACGAGGTAATCACGTGTGGGAACACAAGTGGGGGCAGTAGCCAAGGAAAATGACCTTGGAAACGGAAGATGGGGTTAGGGCAAGGATAGTACAGAATCGAGGAAGAAGAGGGAGTAGTAGTCAATATGgttaggtttttcttttgtcCCTTTTCTTCATGTAATCGAGTACCACttccatcctcatttatttggaAAACGAGCCTCCTCCATTTGGCCTCATCTTCTTATCCACCACCGTCATCATCACCGCCCCTCCCCTCTCTCATCTATAAAATACTAGAGGTGTCATCATGACCATGATAGTGGTGTTTTTTTGTCCAAGTCGATCATGTTCCGAGCCACTTCACATGGTCCCTGAACTGCCAATTGGACACTTGGCTTGGTTAGCCCGCCATCCAGTCCACAGTGAACTAAAGACTAGATCATATGGTACTAGCTACATGGCATCGATCGAAGGCACAAAAAAAGACCACGATGCTGCTGCGCGAATTATACATGGCGTCGAATTGGCTGTGCCTATCGCTGACTAACTATATGTGTTTTTTGGTGTTATTTCCCTTGTGTTAGCTAGCCATTCATGTGCATGTACCTGCGTCTGATGCTGAGTTTTAATGCCTCATCATGCCCTCCCTGAACAGAAAAAATGAACCAGCTATTCGATGAGGACCTGGACCACAGGCCTTCAATGCTCATGCCTCCTCTCTTGTTAATTTGTAGGTATATGAATATAGTCAACTGTAAAATCAAGAGCTCTCTATTTTCAAAATTGATCTAATTATACTTGGACGACCACAGACAATAAGATTATTCTTCTTCTCTAATCATACCAGtgctctttcaattttgtgtATGTGCATCTCTCATTCAGTAGAgacaaactatgtttttatggGCTCCTCTCTGTGACCTCATGCCCTGCCTTCAACTACTTCAAATATTCGAGAACAGCTAAACTGCATGTATATATTGTGTGTTATCAGACATCATTcgttttgatttgatatttcGTTTGTTGTTTGGTGTTTCGTTTgttgtttgttattgtgttcTTAACTGTGTCAAGGTgtgttttgaaaatacatttatcttgaaaaaacattagattaatgtttaatttttttgaaaaataaaattgaaattgaaattcttGCAACAGAAGTCGAAAACTACGGTAATTAAGGAAAGAGACAGAGAATATTAATGGGTTTGCAACAGGAATTCAATatcaattaaacataaataattaacacaatgaagaaaaaccctagaaaaatgAAACTATAGTAAAAATCTTAATGGGTTTGAGAGACACGGTGGATATTAGTTTCACATGCAACATAATTATGATGGTGAAGAAGTTGATGATGACTGTTCGAGCACCTCTCCCTATATCCCTCTACTCTCCCTATCCCTCTACCAAATGTGGTCCAAATCTTCCGACGCCAAGTTCAAAATTATTATCGATGAAGACCTCTGATGCTCATTACCCCTCACATTTCATTTCAACACTCATTACCACTCCGATTAAGATCTTGACTCTTTGCCAATGCCCAACTTTAACATGTGGGGAACTTGCACGGGTACTTCAGCCTCCAAAAGAAAACGTTTCCAAGGTGTCCTTTAATGCGAATATGGTCTTGGATGAACAATCACACTCGGTCATAAATCTGATTTCCAACACTAGAGCTCCGACTGAAGCATTCATGAGAAGAAATATATCTCAATCTTCTAATTTATATTCCACAGACACGAGCTCACGATTACTCTCACCAGATAAAAAGAAACACTAGGAGATGCAGCCGAGTTTCAGAGCTCAAGAAACCTGACTTCGTCAAGTAAATTATCAAAAATCCCAGTTCACAGAAGAAGCGAGAACCACCTATTCATTTAAAACTGGGGATTGCGATGACTAGTTATGAGGGGGTAATCCAAACGAATAAATGCTTGCTAAGTATATTTCCCAATGGGTATTGGGATAAGTAtggataagaaaaagaaaaaaatgctcACTAATTTGGCTCTAGCCTCTAGGTATAGATACCTTTGACTTGTAGGGacctaattaaaaaatgtaaacaTGAAGACAAATATTTCCTCTAAAAACTATGAACACCAACAAAATCAATGGAGGGCTTATTTATAAGACTATTAAAAgtaaggaccaaaataaattttatcatataatattttagacaaatatctaaaatgtacATTAATGCTCTGTATGGATGTATGGATGAGTGAGGGTATGGGCTGAGCTATAAATCCACCGCTCAATACCgatctataaaaattaataatataaactcaaccaaaaaaataaaattatattgtataGATCATATTTACAATTTgtaagatattaaaaattaaattgaatataattataaaagcaAACACAGCCCAGCTGAAATATTACATTTGATCATTTACTTGCATTGCCAAAGTACCAATTGCTGCTATGATTGCCGTTCAAAAGTAAAGTTCTTGTATACACACAAGTAACTAATAAATACAGAACGAGGGAATTGAAAGGATAAAAAGAGGGTTATACAGAGGTCGGGTCGGGAGGGGGATGGAGGGTTTGAGGTGGAAGTTCAAAAAAAATGGGCCTCCAAGATTTACAGCTATTACTGTATTCGTTCCTTTTGCTTGGTGCCATCACTGAGAATCTTCTTGTGTGGCATCAGTATCTTCATCCATTGCATCATCCAGATTTTTATCCTCAACAGGTTTATCACTACATTCAGTCTCTGTATCCGACATAGATCCACCTTCGGCACATTCCTCATTATCATTACTGTCAGAACAAGCCTCCGTATCTGAGTTAGAGGAAGAACCGAGTCTCTCCTTTCCTCCATCACAATCACCATCCACATCAGTGCCAAACTGATCTTTTAAATCAGGAGCAACAATTCCAATCATCTCACTTAATGCTCGACATTCACGATTCCTTCGGATGGCTACAGCATCAGAAGATGGCGTACTTTGACTCTCAGCCACTTGACCATTAGAATCATGACGATCAGCACCGCGTTTCTCATCATCATCTCCACTTCCAGGATATTCATTATCGCCATGGACTGAAGGAGCAGTGCTGCAAGCCCAACTGCCAACAACTTCCGAAGCTAAAAGGTCTTGTGTTCTGATTATGCCTCCAGGTTCCGTATCTTCCACATCCCTCTGATTCTCAGGGAGATTACTTGATTGAGAGTGATGCAAGCCATCAAGATGAATTGTCTGAACGTGCTCATCACCTTCATGCACACAATCTTCACCTTCAACTTGCATTGTGTCCCCAGCCAGAGAGCTATATTTGTTCAAATCAAAATTCCTCTCCCCATCAACACCTAGGCTTTCTGTTTCAAGAACTTGCTCCGTTCCAATGGTTTCTCCTTCCAAAACAGGTGCTGTGCCAACACCATCAATTTCAGAACCAAAGCCGCTCTTAACGTGATGCTCAGCACTAGTAAATTCTTCCTCTCGAGTATCTTGGTCTCCTTGACTTCTGGTATCACAGTCATGCTTCTCAGTGACACTTGCTCCATCACTAGAAGTAACAGTTTGGTTCCTGTCAAATCTCTGAGCTGAAGGACCTAAGCCAGCCTTTGCCCTGCTGTTGCTATGATACCGAGTCATTCCATTGTCTCTCACCAAATTGCCATCCATGTTCCCGGGATTTAAATTCAGATCAATATCCACTGATGTGTTATCATAATTCTCCTCATCTTCCAATGTCCTTTGCATTGCCTTCAGTTGTTCCTGCTGCTTGGTAAAGAGTCCAGATATCTCCTCGGTCGTGGAATAAAATGCCCGTAGCTGTGTCTCCCTGTATCAAAGtcatattttacaaatttaCAATGACACAAGGCACCATatatgtgtgcgtgtgtgtattGAAAACCAcaacttttttaattcttaCCTAAGCATTATTCTTTCCCTGGCACCTTTTAACCTCCGTCTTTCAAACTCAAGATCCCGCATTGCAGCATTTATCTCCAGTTCAAGGGTAGAAACTTTAGCCCAAGCTTCTTCTCGAGCCGCCTGctaccaacaacaaaaaaaatatcagcttAAAAATCAATGGATTTCACTAAGGTGCCTAGGAAATTTTTAAGTCAGATGATTGTTCAAATAATTCTTGGCAACTCAACCACACTAGTATTCATTATTAAGCAATCTCGTTGGAattgataaaattgaatatataatttaCAAAGTCCAACAAGAAGACTCTGGCTCACATGCCTCAACAACATATTACTGCTGATAACAAAATCAAAGCAATTCATCTTTGACAGCAGTTTCAACAGAAGTTGATTCTAAGATTTTGATTGGACTAGTTATTAGTGAATTCACATGGAACTGCACATAAGcgttacccccccccccccccagcaTTCCCTTTCAGAAAAGAATTTCAATTGGGAATGAATTTACAATAGCGAAGAATGAGAAGTAGAACATATCTGTCAAGCAGACATTTAGAAATTAGAAGTGTGGGTGTTGAGGTCAGAAAGGACATTGCACATCACAGTTTAAGTGCTCATATTGAAATTCAGATAATTTGACGAATTGAAAAGAGAGTATTCATATATACCTTTTCGTTCTCAAGTTCTTTCCTCAGCCTATACGTTTCTTGTTCAAGTTCATCCACTCTCTGCTTAAAACACATCATAGCAACACAGAAATCAGTTCCAGAATCAATTTGCAAAAGGGGCTTATGGTATGGCAAATCCAAGCATCTAATATGGAGGTAATATTACTTTTCTTCCATTTGCAGAGGCCAGTTGCTCTTCACAAACTTGAGCTTCTAGCTGGCGAATTTTATTGTCAGATGCAACCAATTTTTGCCGTGTTTCTTCCTGTAGGATAAGATATCGAGAGCAGATGTTAAAATCATTCATATATGATTTCGAAATCAAGTGAAGTTAAGGCAGAACATACCAGTTTGGGCATCAAGGTTTCTACTTGTGAGCAccactttttatctttttcctgAAAGGAAACGAATATTTAACAATTTCCAATTAAGTAAACACCTATAATGTCCATACATAAAGGACAATAAAATTTACAACCTGAAGCTTATTGATTTCTTCTTCCAGCTCTCTTTCCTGTTGCAAGGCAGCATTAGATAGTCGTTTGACTTCCTCTTGTGCCTCAGACTGAACTCTCTGTACTGCTGCCTTTAAATCAGAAGTAGCCTTTtgcctttcttcttttctctgatCTCGTTCTTCTTCTAGTTGTGCCTCGAGTTCAGCTATAGATGCCTTTTGactgaaaacaaaaattcaattcactactgtattaataaatattctTGAATAGTTTTTGCATATATTCTCAAGT harbors:
- the LOC7488909 gene encoding uncharacterized protein LOC7488909 isoform X1, with translation MVVGDKNPETPSAQKLSQSDSSQHAPPCPNPQDDASPKNQPQTPKDFILSVASKLSSQPLTNPDPNVWGVLTAISNNARKRAQGINIVLTGEEHCIGRLVEDTRFQVEANAVSGNHCKIFRKNAVAELSDVTVFLKDTSTNGTYLNWKKLTKSSPEGKVQHGDIISFAAPPQHELAVAFVYREVVRSNSSMEGAVAKRKAEDIVGENKRMKGIGIGAPEGPISLDDFRILQRSNKELRKQLENQVLTIDTLRNEQQNTIDRHENEIKEMKESVAKSYLDHIKELQNMLDAKQKELVEVNRISAEQKHVLEDLNERLTASRQSCNEANEVMKSQKASIAELEAQLEEERDQRKEERQKATSDLKAAVQRVQSEAQEEVKRLSNAALQQERELEEEINKLQEKDKKWCSQVETLMPKLEETRQKLVASDNKIRQLEAQVCEEQLASANGRKRVDELEQETYRLRKELENEKQAAREEAWAKVSTLELEINAAMRDLEFERRRLKGARERIMLRETQLRAFYSTTEEISGLFTKQQEQLKAMQRTLEDEENYDNTSVDIDLNLNPGNMDGNLVRDNGMTRYHSNSRAKAGLGPSAQRFDRNQTVTSSDGASVTEKHDCDTRSQGDQDTREEEFTSAEHHVKSGFGSEIDGVGTAPVLEGETIGTEQVLETESLGVDGERNFDLNKYSSLAGDTMQVEGEDCVHEGDEHVQTIHLDGLHHSQSSNLPENQRDVEDTEPGGIIRTQDLLASEVVGSWACSTAPSVHGDNEYPGSGDDDEKRGADRHDSNGQVAESQSTPSSDAVAIRRNRECRALSEMIGIVAPDLKDQFGTDVDGDCDGGKERLGSSSNSDTEACSDSNDNEECAEGGSMSDTETECSDKPVEDKNLDDAMDEDTDATQEDSQ
- the LOC7488909 gene encoding uncharacterized protein LOC7488909 isoform X2, producing the protein MVVGDKNPETPSAQKLSQSDSSQHAPPCPNPQDDASPKNQPQTPKDFILSVASKLSSQPLTNPDPNVWGVLTAISNNARKRAQGINIVLTGEEHCIGRLVEDTRFQVEANAVSGNHCKIFRKNAVAELSDVTVFLKDTSTNGTYLNWKKLTKSSPEGKVQHGDIISFAAPPQHELAVAFVYREVVRSNSSMEGAVAKRKAEDIVGENKRMKGIGIGAPEGPISLDDFRILQRSNKELRKQLENQVLTIDTLRNEQQNTIDRHENEIKEMKESVAKSYLDHIKELQNMLDAKQKELVEVNRISAEQKHVLEDLNERLTASRQSCNEANEVMKSQKASIAELEAQLEEERDQRKEERQKATSDLKAAVQRVQSEAQEEVKRLSNAALQQERELEEEINKLQEKDKKWCSQVETLMPKLEETRQKLVASDNKIRQLEAQVCEEQLASANGRKRVDELEQETYRLRKELENEKAAREEAWAKVSTLELEINAAMRDLEFERRRLKGARERIMLRETQLRAFYSTTEEISGLFTKQQEQLKAMQRTLEDEENYDNTSVDIDLNLNPGNMDGNLVRDNGMTRYHSNSRAKAGLGPSAQRFDRNQTVTSSDGASVTEKHDCDTRSQGDQDTREEEFTSAEHHVKSGFGSEIDGVGTAPVLEGETIGTEQVLETESLGVDGERNFDLNKYSSLAGDTMQVEGEDCVHEGDEHVQTIHLDGLHHSQSSNLPENQRDVEDTEPGGIIRTQDLLASEVVGSWACSTAPSVHGDNEYPGSGDDDEKRGADRHDSNGQVAESQSTPSSDAVAIRRNRECRALSEMIGIVAPDLKDQFGTDVDGDCDGGKERLGSSSNSDTEACSDSNDNEECAEGGSMSDTETECSDKPVEDKNLDDAMDEDTDATQEDSQ